From one Candidatus Parcubacteria bacterium genomic stretch:
- a CDS encoding NAD(P)-dependent oxidoreductase, whose translation MEALHPTASHTGHGRAKTVAITGANGFLGRALTEALLARGYAVLPLTRPNFQLERAGEWQFEEVPDVVIHAAWDGARSLSRARHINVGGTHALRRLCEELGVKQFIFISSMAAHEEARSVYGRTKLEAEMVLSPEKDCIVKSGIMIGQGGLFTRVKRLIETMPVIPVFFDGKAALQVVYIDDLCQAIVQAVEGNASGVFPIAHEKPISIRELYRGIADAANRRMPLLPLPGGLLLPELRLFEMLGLRLPITADTLLGLKHGKVFDTYLACKALFSKPLSFEQSLKKLKA comes from the coding sequence ATGGAGGCACTCCACCCCACCGCTTCTCACACCGGCCATGGCCGTGCCAAGACGGTGGCCATCACTGGCGCTAATGGCTTTCTCGGACGCGCTCTTACCGAAGCTCTTCTCGCGCGTGGTTACGCGGTTCTCCCTCTGACCCGACCTAATTTCCAACTGGAGAGGGCAGGAGAGTGGCAGTTTGAAGAAGTTCCCGACGTGGTCATTCACGCTGCCTGGGATGGTGCCCGCTCGCTCTCCAGAGCGCGCCACATCAACGTAGGCGGCACCCATGCGCTACGTCGCCTCTGCGAGGAGCTCGGAGTGAAGCAGTTCATCTTCATCTCCTCTATGGCCGCCCACGAAGAGGCGCGCTCTGTTTATGGCCGTACCAAGTTAGAGGCGGAGATGGTCCTCAGTCCGGAAAAGGACTGCATCGTGAAGTCGGGGATAATGATTGGGCAGGGCGGACTCTTTACCCGAGTGAAGCGTCTTATAGAAACCATGCCGGTGATTCCGGTATTCTTCGACGGCAAGGCCGCGCTCCAGGTGGTCTACATCGATGACCTCTGTCAGGCCATCGTGCAGGCGGTGGAAGGTAATGCTTCTGGCGTCTTTCCTATCGCGCACGAAAAACCCATCTCCATCCGCGAGCTCTACCGCGGTATTGCGGACGCGGCCAACCGCCGCATGCCGCTCCTGCCCTTACCAGGAGGACTCCTTCTTCCAGAACTGCGTCTCTTTGAAATGCTCGGCTTACGTTTACCTATTACTGCCGACACGCTCCTGGGACTTAAGCATGGCAAGGTCTTTGATACGTATCTGGCCTGTAAGGCGCTCTTCTCTAAACCTCTCTCCTTCGAGCAGTCTTTGAAAAAATTGAAGGCGT
- a CDS encoding protein kinase — protein sequence MNQGDVLDKHLIEGSLGGGSYGKVYRVIHQDSGTAMALKVASSKDPMDALRFQGENEIMHKLKPHPKVVQPFSNVVQVPPDTFYYTMELVDTNLADYMSLQGYFSPSDSFKIFKDICEGLAHAHQASIAHRDLHYENVLLNIGSGVYVKLTDFGKAKDFDRTWGTNSLSPCWGWFVSPPEVFFKVWDSPSLPESIAGDMYALGILLFSLIQAKPLVELDTLRHQIKGFLGSHPSLDYLDIQEKNKLYRDWIHSRSFKSNTLNVRLSDTNENAKINSILDRLTHIDHSIRFKNIAELQEELILLGL from the coding sequence ATGAACCAGGGGGATGTACTGGACAAGCACCTAATTGAAGGAAGTCTTGGTGGTGGGAGCTACGGTAAGGTTTATCGGGTTATACACCAGGATTCAGGTACGGCCATGGCTCTTAAGGTTGCATCCTCAAAGGATCCGATGGACGCACTTCGTTTTCAAGGGGAAAACGAAATCATGCACAAGCTCAAGCCTCATCCTAAAGTAGTACAGCCCTTTAGTAATGTTGTACAAGTTCCTCCAGACACTTTTTATTACACAATGGAACTTGTGGACACTAACCTGGCTGATTACATGAGTCTACAGGGATATTTCTCACCTTCAGATTCATTTAAAATTTTTAAGGATATTTGTGAAGGTTTGGCACACGCACATCAAGCAAGTATCGCGCACCGAGATTTACATTATGAAAATGTTCTTTTAAATATCGGTAGCGGGGTGTATGTAAAATTGACAGACTTTGGTAAGGCGAAGGATTTTGACCGCACCTGGGGTACAAACTCTTTGTCACCATGTTGGGGGTGGTTCGTCAGTCCTCCAGAAGTTTTTTTTAAAGTTTGGGATTCACCCTCGCTCCCAGAGTCTATTGCAGGAGACATGTATGCTCTTGGTATATTGCTTTTTTCACTTATTCAGGCCAAACCACTAGTTGAACTTGACACCTTAAGGCATCAAATAAAGGGTTTCCTTGGGTCCCATCCTTCACTTGATTATCTTGATATACAGGAAAAGAATAAATTGTACCGTGACTGGATTCATAGTCGATCTTTTAAAAGTAACACATTAAACGTTCGATTATCTGACACTAATGAGAACGCTAAAATTAACTCCATATTGGACCGCCTAACCCATATCGACCATTCAATTCGCTTTAAAAACATAGCTGAGTTACAGGAAGAACTAATACTACTAGGACTATGA